Proteins from one Coffea arabica cultivar ET-39 chromosome 8c, Coffea Arabica ET-39 HiFi, whole genome shotgun sequence genomic window:
- the LOC113706561 gene encoding cation/H(+) antiporter 18-like — MASNATVKCPAPMKATSNGVFQGETPLDYALPLVILQICLVIVLTRTLAYLLRPLRQPRVVAEIIGGVLLGPSALGRNHKFLHTVFPPRSLTVLDTIANLGLLFFLFLVGLELDPKSLRRTGKKALAIALAGITLPFALGIGTSFALRATISKGVSEGPFLVFMGVALSITAFPVLARILAELKLLTTDVGRMAMSAAAVNDVAAWILLALAVALSGVGRSPLVSLWVLLCGSGFVLCCIFVAPPIFRWMARRCPEGEPVDEMYVCATLAVVLAAGFVTDSIGIHALFGAFVIGILVPKEGAFAGALVEKVEDLVSGIFLPLYFVSSGLKTNVATIHGAQAWGLLALVIFTACFGKIVGTIFVSLLSKMPLQQAVALGFLMNTKGLVELIVLNIGKDRGVLNDETFAVMVLMALFTTFITTPIVMAVYKPAKMARSEYKHHTIQRKEASAQLRLLTCFHSSRNIPSLINLIEASRGTEKKGGLRVYAMHLMELSERSSAILMVHKARKNGLPFWSKVQDSDSNQVVVAFEAFRQLSKVSIRPTTAISPIATMHEDILAGAEKKGVSMIILPFHKHQRIDGHLETTRAEFRHVNRRVLRAAPCSVGIFVDRGLGGTSHVSASNVDYTITALFFGGHDDREAVAYGARMAEHPGISLVVVRFAVDPKVAGKSVNLDVNESSGPEARSDDEEFLSELKENVKEVRSVTFEEKIVRDGAETVEAVRAYSRCNLFLVGRMPEGQLVAALNNTTDSPELGPVGNFLVAPEFSTRASVLVVQQYRRELSEDSLASLEAEGSGEESN; from the exons ATGGCTTCAAATGCTACGGTAAAATGCCCGGCGCCAATGAAGGCTACCTCAAATGGAGTCTTCCAAGGGGAGACACCCCTTGATTATGCACTTCCTCTGGTAATCTTACAGATATGCCTAGTCATTGTCCTGACAAGGACTCTTGCATACCTTCTGAGGCCTTTAAGACAGCCGCGGGTTGTAGCTGAGATTATT GGAGGAGTCCTACTGGGTCCGTCCGCCTTAGGCCGCAACCACAAATTTCTCCATACGGTGTTTCCGCCCCGGAGTCTTACAGTGTTGGATACAATTGCCAACCTAggactccttttctttttgtttcttgtcGGCCTCGAACTTGATCCGAAGTCCCTTCGTCGGACTGGAAAGAAGGCCTTGGCCATTGCCCTCGCAGGAATTACTCTTCCCTTTGCATTAGGAATTGGGACATCATTTGCTCTTCGTGCGACTATTTCAAAAGGTGTGAGTGAAGGCCCATTTTTGGTGTTTATGGGAGTTGCCCTTTCTATCACTGCCTTCCCTGTCCTGGCCCGTATCCTGGCTGAACTGAAGCTTTTAACGACCGATGTTGGTCGCATGGCCATGTCTGCTGCAGCAGTCAATGATGTGGCTGCATGGATTCTACTTGCTCTTGCTGTTGCCCTGTCAGGTGTAGGTCGTTCTCCCCTTGTTTCATTGTGGGTTTTGTTGTGTGGTAGTGGTTTTGTGCTCTGTTGTATTTTTGTAGCGCCTCCCATATTTCGATGGATGGCAAGAAGGTGCCCTGAGGGGGAGCCGGTAGATGAGATGTATGTATGTGCTACACTAGCAGTTGTTCTTGCTGCTGGATTTGTCACTGATTCTATTGGAATTCATGCCCTGTTTGGGGCATTTGTGATTGGAATTCTTGTCCCAAAGGAGGGCGCTTTTGCAGGTGCTCTAGTTGAAAAAGTTGAGGATCTAGTTTCTGGTATTTTCCTTCCCTTGTACTTTGTCTCGAGTGGACTGAAGACCAATGTTGCCACCATTCATGGGGCTCAGGCATGGGGTCTTCTTGCTTTAGTAATTTTCACAGCCTGTTTTGGGAAGATTGTTGGGACCATCTTTGTCTCTCTGTTGTCCAAGATGCCTCTTCAGCAGGCTGTAGCTTTGGGTTTTCTGATGAATACCAAAGGTTTAGTTGAGCTCATTGTCCTCAACATTGGGAAAGACAGAGGG GTTCTTAATGATGAAACATTCGCTGTCATGGTTTTGATGGCTCTCTTCACAACATTTATAACAACGCCCATCGTCATGGCAGTGTATAAGCCGGCTAAAATGGCTAGATCTGAGTATAAACATCACACTATCCAAAGGAAAGAAGCAAGTGCTCAGCTTCGTCTGTTGACCTGCTTCCACAGCTCTAGGAACATTCCATCTCTCATCAATCTCATTGAGGCTTCACGTGGCACTGAGAAGAAAGGAGGACTTCGTGTCTATGCAATGCACCTCATGGAGCTTTCTGAAAGGTCGTCTGCTATTCTAATGGTCCACAAGGCAAGAAAGAATGGGCTGCCCTTCTGGAGCAAGGTACAGGATTCTGATTCAAACCAAGTTGTTGTTGCTTTTGAAGCTTTTCGGCAGCTTAGCAAGGTGTCCATCCGACCTACAACTGCAATCTCACCAATAGCCACAATGCATGAGGACATTCTTGCCGGTGCTGAGAAAAAGGGGGTGAGTATGATCATTCTCCCATTTCATAAGCATCAGAGGATTGATGGGCATCTGGAAACCACCAGAGCAGAATTTAGGCATGTTAACCGGAGAGTTCTTCGGGCAGCACCGTGCTCCGTTGGCATATTTGTCGACCGTGGACTTGGAGGAACATCTCATGTGTCTGCAAGCAATGTTGACTATACCATAACAGCCTTGTTCTTTGGTGGTCATGATGATCGCGAAGCAGTTGCTTATGGTGCGCGGATGGCAGAGCACCCTGGTATCAGCTTAGTTGTGGTTCGTTTCGCCGTGGATCCTAAGGTTGCTGGAAAATCCGTCAATTTAGATGTGAATGAGAGTTCTGGTCCTGAAGCAAGGTCTGACGATGAAGAGTTCCTTTCTGAATTAAAAGAGAATGTCAAAGAGGTCAGGTCAGTAACATTTGAAGAAAAGATAGTAAGAGATGGTGCAGAGACAGTTGAAGCAGTTCGTGCTTATAGTCGGTGCAACCTGTTTCTGGTCGGAAGAATGCCCGAGGGTCAACTTGTTGCGGCTCTGAACAATACTACTGACAGCCCTGAACTTGGGCCGGTAGGAAACTTCTTGGTTGCCCCCGAGTTTTCTACAAGAGCATCAGTTTTGGTGGTGCAGCAGTACCGCAGAGAGTTATCTGAGGACTCATTGGCCTCCCTGGAGGCAGAGGGATCAGGCGAAGAGTCCAACTGA
- the LOC113706252 gene encoding dirigent protein 5-like — protein sequence MNIKVKTKEYVDVHYIKNLPNGITNTANATSAATANPTQLGNTNFGMLVVFDDPITKDRLLLSPPIARAQGFYFYDMKDTYNAWFAYTLIFNSTEHKGTINIMGADMMMEKTRDLSVVGGTGDFFMARGVATFRTDTQQGTAYFRLQMDIKLYECY from the exons ATGAACATCAA AGTAAAGACGAAAGAATATGTCGATGTCCATTATATTAAGAATTTACCGAATGGTATAACAAACACCGCAAATGCTACCTCTGCAGCCACGGCAAATCCGACTCAACTAGGAAACACCAATTTTGGGATGCTCGTGGTTTTCGACGATCCAATTACAAAAGACCGGCTTCTTCTTTCTCCCCCGATAGCGCGAGCTCAAGGGTTCTACTTTTATGACATGAAAGATACTTATAATGCATGGTTTGCTTATACCTTGATATTTAACTCAACTGAGCATAAGGGTACTATTAATATCATGGGGGCGGACATGATGATGGAGAAGACTAGGGATCTCTCGGTGGTTGGAGGAACAGGCGACTTCTTCATGGCTAGAGGCGTTGCAACATTTCGTACTGATACTCAGCAAGGTACTGCTTATTTTCGCCTCCAAATGGACATCAAGTTGTACGAATGCTACTAG
- the LOC113707393 gene encoding dirigent protein-like: MAAKALIPALFFCFLFSISTISHSYRFYPPVKPCKELVFFFHDILYKGYNRDNATAAIVGAPDWGNKTAVASPFNFGDLVVFDDPITLDNNLHSPPVGRAQGMYLYDQQATYSAWLSFSLVFNSTEHKGSLNFAGADPLLNKTRDISVIGGTGDFFMARGIATLSTDAFEGDVYFRLRVDIKLYECWK; the protein is encoded by the coding sequence ATGGCTGCAAAAGCCCTCATCCCTGCTCTCttcttttgcttccttttctcTATCTCCACCATCAGCCatagctacagattttatcctCCTGTGAAACCCTGCAAAGAACTCGTGTTTTTCTTCCACGATATCCTGTACAAAGGCTACAACAGAGACAATGCAACTGCAGCCATAGTTGGGGCACCAGACTGGGGTAACAAAACAGCAGTGGCTTCCCCATTCAACTTCGGCGACTTGGTCGTTTTCGACGATCCCATCACTTTGGACAACAATCTGCATTCACCTCCGGTGGGAAGAGCACAGGGCATGTACCTTTATGATCAGCAAGCTACCTATTCTGCTTGGCTTTCATTCTCCCTCGTCTTCAATTCCACAGAACACAAGGGTTCCCTCAATTTTGCTGGTGCTGATCCATTGCTCAACAAGACTAGGGATATTTCGGTCATAGGTGGAACTGGTGACTTCTTCATGGCTAGAGGGATTGCCACTTTGTCGACTGATGCATTTGAAGGAGATGTCTATTTCCGGCTGCGAGTTGATATTAAGTTGTATGAATGCTGGAAGTGA
- the LOC113705228 gene encoding cation/H(+) antiporter 18-like, giving the protein MAPNVTCPGPMKATSNGAFQHDNPLDFALPLAILQICLVLVVTRCLAFVLKPLRQPRVIAEIVGGILLGPSALGRNKSYLKAVFPPRSLTVLDTLANIGLLFFLFLAGLELNFKTLQRTGKTALSIAIAGISVPFALGIGSAFALRATIAEDANAAAFFVFMGVALSITAFPVLARILAELKLLTTDIGKMAMSAAAVNDVAAWILLALAVALSGHNVSHIVPLWVFLCGCGFVICASLFVSPIFKWMSRRCQEGEPVSETYICATLAAVLAAAFVTDTIGIHAMFGAFVLGVLVPKEGPFAGALVEKVEDLVSGLFLPLYFVSSGLKTNVATIRGVQSWGLLVLVISTACLGKIVGTFTVAKLWKMPTAEAVALGFLMNSKGLVELIVLNIGKDRKVLNDQTFAIMVLMALFTTFITTPVVMAVYKPAKRTKKIDYKHRTIERKNANSQLRLLACFHSARNIPSMINLFEASRGTDKHESLCVYALHLMELSERSSAIQMVQKARRNGLPFWNKGHSSGGNHIVVAFEAFQQLSKVSVRSMTSISSLSDMHEDICGTAERKRAAVIILPFHKHQRLDGSLETTRAEFRGVNSRVLEHASCSVGILVDRGLGGNAHVSASNVSYQIVVLFFGGHDDHEALAYGTRMAEHPGIKLTVVRFLVEPKTVGERVQIEGESNPGGNAVSADEEVLADIKDRISEDDSVNYEERAVGSSNEVIAAIRAYSRCNLFLVGRMPDGEIALALNERIEYPELGPVGSLLTSPDLSTTASVLVVQQYNEKVPADE; this is encoded by the exons ATGGCTCCAAATGTTACTTGTCCAGGTCCAATGAAGGCAACGTCCAACGGTGCTTTCCAGCACGATAATCCATTGGATTTTGCTCTTCCCCTTGCTATTTTACAGATATGTCTAGTTCTTGTTGTCACTAGATGCCTTGCTTTTGTTCTCAAACCATTACGACAGCCTCGTGTGATTGCAGAAATTGTG GGAGGAATTTTGCTAGGGCCATCAGCTCTTGGAAGAAACAAAAGCTATTTGAAGGCAGTATTCCCACCCAGGAGCCTTACCGTATTGGACACCCTGGCAAACATTGGTCTGctgttctttcttttccttgcggGGTTGGAGTTGAACTTCAAAACTCTGCAACGTACAGGAAAAACTGCCCTTAGCATTGCCATTGCTGGAATATCTGTTCCTTTTGCATTAGGCATTGGTTCAGCATTTGCCCTCCGAGCAACCATTGCAGAAGATGCAAATGCAGCTGCATTTTTTGTGTTTATGGGTGTGGCACTTTCTATAACTGCCTTCCCAGTTTTAGCCCGCATTTTGGCTGAGCTGAAGCTTTTAACAACTGATATTGGGAAAATGGCCATGTCTGCCGCCGCAGTCAATGATGTGGCTGCATGGATATTGCTTGCTCTTGCTGTTGCTTTATCTGGTCACAACGTTTCTCATATTGTTCCATTATGGGTTTTCCTTTGTGGTTGTGGTTTCGTAATCTGTGCAAGTCTTTTTGTCTCACCAATTTTTAAATGGATGTCTAGGCGTTGCCAGGAAGGTGAGCCTGTCAGTGAGACGTATATATGTGCTACATTAGCTGCTGTGTTGGCTGCTGCATTTGTTACTGATACAATTGGCATTCATGCAATGTTTGGAGCTTTTGTACTTGGAGTTCTTGTTCCAAAGGAAGGGCCATTTGCTGGTGCTCTAGTAGAGAAAGTTGAGGATCTGGTATCTGGTCTTTTTCTCCCTCTGTACTTTGTCTCAAGTGGATTGAAGACAAATGTTGCAACAATCAGAGGTGTTCAATCTTGGGGTCTCTTGGTTCTTGTCATAAGTACAGCCTGTTTGGGAAAGATAGTTGGCACTTTCACAGTAGCTAAACTTTGGAAAATGCCCACGGCTGAAGCTGTTGCTCTTGGTTTTCTTATGAACAGCAAAGGCCTCGTGGAACTCATTGTCCTTAACATTGGTAAAGACAGAAAG GTTCTTAATGATCAAACATTTGCCATCATGGTTTTAATGGCTCTCTTCACAACATTTATAACCACTCCTGTAGTGATGGCTGTGTACAAGCCTGcaaagagaacaaaaaaaattgattacaaGCACAGGACAATTGAAAGAAAGAATGCCAACAGTCAGCTTCGACTCCTTGCTTGCTTCCACAGTGCTAGAAACATCCCATCAATGATAAATCTCTTTGAGGCGTCACGTGGTACTGACAAGCATGAAAGCCTGTGTGTGTATGCATTGCATCTGATGGAGCTATCAGAAAGGTCTTCTGCTATACAAATGGTGCAAAAAGCTAGAAGGAATGGGCTTCCCTTTTGGAACAAAGGCCATTCATCGGGGGGAAACCATATTGTTGTGGCTTTTGAGGCATTTCAACAACTAAGCAAGGTTTCAGTGAGGTCGATGACATCAATCTCTTCGTTGTCTGATATGCATGAAGACATCTGCGGAACTGCTGAGAGAAAGAGGGCAGCAGTCATAATCCTACCATTTCACAAGCACCAAAGGCTAGATGGCTCCTTGGAGACCACGCGAGCTGAATTTCGTGGGGTTAACAGTAGGGTTCTTGAGCATGCCTCATGCTCTGTAGGGATATTGGTTGATCGTGGGCTAGGTGGGAATGCACATGTATCAGCAAGTAATGTGTCATATCAAATTGTGGTTCTTTTCTTCGGAGGGCATGATGATCATGAAGCACTTGCTTATGGAACTCGGATGGCTGAGCACCCTGGAATCAAGTTGACAGTTGTCCGTTTCTTAGTGGAACCAAAAACTGTCGGAGAGAGAGTTCAAATAGAAGGAGAGAGCAACCCTGGCGGCAATGCTGTCTCAGCGGATGAAGAGGTTCTTGCTGATATTAAGGATAGAATATCAGAAGACGACTCTGTCAATTACGAAGAGAGAGCTGTTGGGAGCTCAAATGAAGTGATAGCAGCAATTCGTGCCTACAGCCGCTGCAACTTGTTTTTGGTTGGTCGAATGCCTGATGGTGAAATTGCATTGGCGCTGAACGAAAGGATTGAGTACCCAGAACTTGGGCCAGTAGGGAGCTTGTTAACCTCTCCAGATTTGTCAACAACGGCTTCAGTTTTGGTGGTCCAGCAGTATAACGAGAAGGTTCCCGCCGATGAATAA